A single Arachidicoccus sp. BS20 DNA region contains:
- a CDS encoding DegT/DnrJ/EryC1/StrS family aminotransferase encodes MRAIQMVDLKNQYQKLKTQIDKAVMDVMESAAFINGKPVQDFCNNLSEYLNVKHVIPCANGTDALQIALMALDLQPGDEVITPSFTFIATTEVVALLGLTPVFVDVDKDTFCMDIEDVRKSITPKTKAIVPVHLYGQAVNMEALMSLAAEYNIPVIEDNAQAIGCNVTFSNGTKKKTGTIGTIGTTSFFPSKNLGAYGDGGAIFTNSDELAAKMKIIASHGSAKRYYHEIVGCNSRLDTMQAAILNIKLKELDNYIAARNVVADYYDTAFANHPKIQTPARAPYSNHVFHQYTLVLENVDRNGLQAFLAEKNIPAMIYYPVPGHKQQMFEKYNIQYELPATDRLTERVISLPIHTEMDEEQLKFITDNVLEYCK; translated from the coding sequence ATGCGCGCGATACAAATGGTGGATTTGAAAAACCAATACCAAAAACTTAAAACCCAAATAGATAAAGCCGTAATGGATGTAATGGAAAGTGCGGCATTTATCAACGGGAAACCTGTTCAGGATTTTTGCAATAATTTATCCGAATACCTGAATGTGAAACACGTCATTCCCTGTGCCAACGGCACCGATGCTTTACAAATTGCGCTGATGGCGCTTGATTTGCAACCCGGCGATGAAGTGATTACACCTTCCTTTACATTTATCGCGACTACGGAAGTAGTTGCACTACTTGGCTTAACGCCTGTATTTGTGGACGTGGATAAGGATACATTTTGTATGGACATCGAAGATGTACGAAAATCAATTACACCAAAAACCAAAGCTATTGTGCCTGTTCATTTGTACGGTCAGGCTGTAAATATGGAAGCGCTCATGTCCCTGGCTGCCGAATATAATATTCCCGTGATTGAAGACAACGCACAGGCAATCGGCTGCAACGTAACTTTTAGTAACGGAACGAAAAAGAAAACCGGAACTATCGGAACGATTGGAACGACTTCTTTTTTCCCGTCGAAAAACCTTGGCGCTTATGGCGACGGCGGTGCAATATTTACCAATAGTGATGAACTGGCAGCAAAGATGAAAATCATTGCTTCGCATGGTTCTGCAAAAAGATACTACCATGAAATAGTCGGCTGCAATTCTCGGTTGGATACAATGCAAGCTGCCATACTCAACATCAAACTGAAAGAACTGGACAATTACATTGCAGCACGAAATGTAGTTGCAGATTATTACGACACAGCATTTGCCAATCATCCTAAAATTCAAACACCGGCGCGTGCACCATACAGCAATCACGTGTTTCATCAATATACATTGGTTTTGGAAAATGTGGACAGAAACGGCTTACAGGCATTTCTTGCCGAAAAAAATATTCCTGCAATGATATATTATCCCGTTCCGGGACACAAGCAGCAAATGTTTGAAAAATATAATATTCAGTATGAATTGCCTGCAACAGACCGGCTTACGGAGAGAGTAATTTCTTTGCCCATTCACACCGAAATGGATGAAGAACAATTGAAATTTATTACGGATAATGTTTTAGAATATTGTAAATAA